Part of the Paenibacillus sp. YPG26 genome, GAAGCTTATATGAAGTGATTGCCGCCAAGTTCCCCGGGGGAACGATTACAGGCGCACCCAAGGTTAGGACGATGGAGATTATTGAAGAGCTTGAGCCTGTAACCCGGGGGCCCTATACCGGCTCCATGGGCTGGATTGACTATCGTGGTAATATGGAATTGAACATCATCATTAGGACGTTAGTGGTGAAGGATGAAGTCGGTTATATTCAGACCGGAGCAGGAATTGTGATTGATTCGGATCCATATCGTGAATATAGGGAATGTCATAACAAGGCCCGGGCGATGGCACTCGCGGTGGAGCTTAGTGAAGAAGCAGTCCAAATCTACCGAGGACAGGAGATGTTGACATGATTTTAGTTATAGATAACTATGATTCGTTCACTTATAACCTAGTACAGTATCTTGGCGAGCTTGGAGAAGAAGTTACCGTTCGGCGGAATGATGAGATTGATATTAATGGAATTAAGCAGCTTGCCCCTGATCATATTCTGATCTCTCCAGGTCCTTGCACCCCTAATGAGGCGGGCATCAGCCTGGAGGTCATTGAGAATTTCAAAGGCGTGATTCCAATCTTTGGCGTATGTCTGGGGCATCAGGCTATTGGCCAGTCGTTCGGAGGCAATGTGATTCGGGCAGAGCGTCTTATGCACGGCAAAACCTCGCCCATTCTTCATCAGGGGGCTTCCGTGTTCGAGGGACTTCCGACGCCCTTCACCGCGACCCGGTATCACTCGCTCCTCGTTGAGCGGGATACCCTGCCGGACTGCCTTGAGATTACGGCAGAGACGGAAGAAGGCGAGATTATGGGACTTCGTCACAAAGAATACGATGTAGAAGGTGTCCAGTTCCACCCCGAGTCCATTATTACCGATCACGGCCATCAAATTCTGCGTAATTTTCTAAGTCGTAAAGCGGGAGCCAGAGCTTGAACTTCATCGGGATAGGTGGAACAATCGTACCTGCAGATAAAGCCGTGATCTCCGTTATGGATCACGGCTTTATGTACGGACTCGGTTTATTTGAGACGTTTCGGACCTATAATGGGGTTCCTTCCCTGCTTCTTCGTCACCTGGATCGGTTGACTCAAGGCTGTGAGTCTTTAGGTTTTCATTACCAACCTGATATTTACAAGCTGAAGAACCATATATCCGAATTGCTTGCCGTATCTAATCTAACCGAAGCTTATATACGCTATACCCTTACGGCAGGGGAAGGCGGGCTGGGTCTCCCTACGGGTGATTATGAGTCACCGCAGGAGATTATCTATGTGAAGCCGCTCCCGGAGCCACCGGTCTCGCTTTATACCCAGGGAAGGCCGCTTAGATTACTGAACACCAGACGGAATACGCCGGAAGGGCCCGTCCGTCTAAAATCCCTGCATTATATGAATAATATATTAGCTAAGAGAGAACTGGCAGGCTGCCTGAATCCGGGGAGCGGGCCGGTAGAAGGGCTTCTTTTAACAGCTGAAGGCTATATCTCGGAGGGGATTGTAAGCAATCTGTTCTTCGTGAAAGACGGGCGGCTCTATACTCCGGCTATCCAGACCGGCATCCTGCCAGGGATTACCCGAGGCTGCGTCCTTGAAGCGGCGGGCGAGCTGGGTCTGACCTGTGAAGAGGGCTTGTATACCTGGGAACAGCTTCTGGAGGCGGATGAGATTTTCACCACGAACTCTATTCAGGAACTGGTGCCAGTCAATGCTCTGTATGATACGGAAGATAGACAGAAGATCGTTGGAGCCGGGCAATGCGGTGATCTGACGGCAGTGTTATTGCAGGCTTACCGGGAGAAAGCGAGGAATCTGACGTGAGACCACAATTCTATAAGCGCAGCTATCGCTGCGGAGAGGTCACCCTGACACTTGGACACAGGACCTTGATTATGGGCATCCTGAATGTAACCCCTGACTCATTCTCGGACGGAGGGAGATATATAGATCCGGATGCGGCGGTCAAGCATGCCCTGCAGATGGTAACGGATGGCGCGGATATTATTGATATTGGCGGAGAGTCGACGCGTCCCGGACACGAGCCGGTGAGCCAGGAGGAAGAACTGAACCGGGTCATCCCTGTGATTAGGGCTATTCACCAGGCTGCACCCCAGATTGTAATCTCCATAGATACGTATAAAGCTGAGGTTGCCAGGCAGGCCGTTCTGGCGGGAGCACATATCATCAATGATGTGTGGGGGGCCAAAGCCGACCCGCAGATGGCGGGCGTTGCCGCCGAATTGGGATGTCCAATCATCCTTATGCATAACCGTCAGAACCGGGATTACAGCAGCTTTATTGAAGATGTTGTAAGGGATCTGCAGGAGAGTATCGCCATAGCGGTTCGCGCGGGTGTTGCTGAAGAGAACATCATTTTGGATCCGGGCGTGGGCTTCGCGAAGGACCATGATGAGAATTTACGCATCATGCGTTCCCTGGACCGCTTAACGGAGCTGGGATTCCCCGTGCTGCTTGCGACCTCCCGCAAAAAGTTCATTCGAACCACATTGGATCTGCCAGCTGATGACGTCGTCGAGGGAACGGCAGCCACAGCTGCACTGGGCATTGCGCAGGGCTGTCAGATTATCCGGGTGCATGACATCGCGCCCCTGAAACGTACGATAGACATGTGCGATGCTGTCATGTACAGCCCTGAGCACATTACTGAACTTGATGGAGAGGCGTGAAATATATGGATAAAATGATACTGACACGTATGGAGTATTACGGCTACCATGGTGTATTTGAAGAGGAGCGCAAGCTGGGCCAGCGCTTCTATATAGATCTGGAGCTGCGGCTGGACCTGCATCAGGCGGGCATCC contains:
- the pabA gene encoding aminodeoxychorismate/anthranilate synthase component II; this encodes MILVIDNYDSFTYNLVQYLGELGEEVTVRRNDEIDINGIKQLAPDHILISPGPCTPNEAGISLEVIENFKGVIPIFGVCLGHQAIGQSFGGNVIRAERLMHGKTSPILHQGASVFEGLPTPFTATRYHSLLVERDTLPDCLEITAETEEGEIMGLRHKEYDVEGVQFHPESIITDHGHQILRNFLSRKAGARA
- a CDS encoding aminotransferase class IV, translating into MNFIGIGGTIVPADKAVISVMDHGFMYGLGLFETFRTYNGVPSLLLRHLDRLTQGCESLGFHYQPDIYKLKNHISELLAVSNLTEAYIRYTLTAGEGGLGLPTGDYESPQEIIYVKPLPEPPVSLYTQGRPLRLLNTRRNTPEGPVRLKSLHYMNNILAKRELAGCLNPGSGPVEGLLLTAEGYISEGIVSNLFFVKDGRLYTPAIQTGILPGITRGCVLEAAGELGLTCEEGLYTWEQLLEADEIFTTNSIQELVPVNALYDTEDRQKIVGAGQCGDLTAVLLQAYREKARNLT
- the folP gene encoding dihydropteroate synthase, yielding MRPQFYKRSYRCGEVTLTLGHRTLIMGILNVTPDSFSDGGRYIDPDAAVKHALQMVTDGADIIDIGGESTRPGHEPVSQEEELNRVIPVIRAIHQAAPQIVISIDTYKAEVARQAVLAGAHIINDVWGAKADPQMAGVAAELGCPIILMHNRQNRDYSSFIEDVVRDLQESIAIAVRAGVAEENIILDPGVGFAKDHDENLRIMRSLDRLTELGFPVLLATSRKKFIRTTLDLPADDVVEGTAATAALGIAQGCQIIRVHDIAPLKRTIDMCDAVMYSPEHITELDGEA